Proteins from one Romboutsia sp. CE17 genomic window:
- a CDS encoding DUF1648 domain-containing protein, whose protein sequence is MNSTLAVIINIPMLFLVYVLMYFTQALSGKRQFYGVSLNSDYFAKKEFKNLDKKFKLLLTVGFIAFVIITLVSIYIFEAYLASSIIPILGFCLYQFIIFVYIHNKVKALKQDLSLEIHDLELKKTKIILDTDFINEKNRIIKKYSMLFWIPLIINLLVAIYTATQYNSMPDIIPTHWGFTGEADAFSQKSFFSVFGNVFMSIGVGIIIYISSVNSLKSRAKLNSDNINESKKAHLNYLNKIAFTFFILNLSCQVLFINILIATVNASNVNTYIMWTATILLVVSSIYQTYVYYKSPSKYKDAVYSVDDDDDNWIFGSIYNNHNDPSLFVQKRFGVGWTVNIGSIKGKILFFSPFIIVIVILFIAFNIQ, encoded by the coding sequence ATGAATAGTACTTTAGCAGTTATAATAAATATACCAATGTTATTCTTGGTGTATGTATTAATGTATTTTACTCAAGCATTAAGTGGAAAAAGACAATTTTATGGTGTTAGTTTAAATAGTGATTATTTTGCAAAAAAAGAATTTAAAAATTTAGATAAAAAGTTTAAGCTGCTTCTTACTGTAGGATTTATTGCGTTTGTAATAATTACATTAGTTAGTATTTATATATTTGAGGCTTACTTAGCTTCTTCTATTATTCCAATATTAGGATTTTGTCTATATCAATTTATTATATTTGTATATATTCATAATAAGGTGAAAGCTTTAAAGCAAGATTTGTCTTTAGAAATACATGATTTAGAGTTAAAGAAGACTAAGATAATACTAGATACTGATTTTATTAATGAAAAGAATAGAATTATAAAGAAATACTCTATGCTATTTTGGATTCCACTTATAATTAATCTACTAGTTGCAATATATACAGCTACTCAATATAATTCAATGCCTGATATTATCCCTACTCACTGGGGCTTTACTGGTGAAGCAGATGCATTTTCACAAAAATCATTTTTTAGTGTTTTTGGTAATGTGTTTATGAGTATTGGAGTTGGAATAATAATATATATTAGTTCTGTAAACTCTTTAAAAAGTAGAGCTAAGTTAAATTCTGATAATATCAATGAAAGCAAAAAAGCTCATTTAAATTATTTAAATAAAATTGCTTTTACTTTCTTTATACTAAATTTATCATGCCAAGTTTTATTTATTAACATATTAATTGCTACAGTTAATGCTAGTAATGTAAATACTTATATAATGTGGACTGCTACAATATTATTAGTTGTATCTTCTATTTATCAAACATACGTGTATTATAAGTCACCAAGTAAATATAAAGATGCTGTTTATTCTGTAGATGATGATGATGATAATTGGATATTTGGAAGTATATATAATAATCATAATGATCCATCTTTATTTGTTCAGAAAAGATTTGGTGTAGGCTGGACTGTTAATATCGGAAGTATTAAAGGAAAGATATTATTCTTTTCTCCTTTTATAATAGTTATAGTTATACTATTTATTGCCTTTAATATACAATGA
- a CDS encoding GntR family transcriptional regulator has product MILNLDFNSDVPIYTQIKEQIIKSIASGDLKLNESLPSVRNMAEEIGVNLHTVNKSYNLLKDEGYINIDRRKGAIVNNLPLDKKDENVEKIKSTLELLTAQSYLLGMSKEEFIDYSNKLFDKYGVKDYE; this is encoded by the coding sequence ATGATACTGAACTTAGATTTTAACAGCGATGTTCCTATATATACACAAATTAAGGAACAAATTATAAAATCTATTGCAAGTGGTGATTTAAAATTAAATGAATCATTACCATCAGTTAGAAATATGGCAGAAGAAATAGGAGTTAATCTTCATACTGTAAATAAATCATATAATTTACTTAAAGATGAAGGATATATAAATATCGATAGAAGAAAAGGTGCTATAGTAAATAATCTCCCTCTCGATAAAAAAGATGAAAATGTTGAAAAAATCAAATCTACATTAGAGCTTCTAACTGCACAGAGTTATCTTCTAGGTATGTCTAAAGAAGAATTTATAGATTATAGCAATAAATTATTTGATAAATATGGGGTGAAAGATTATGAATAG
- a CDS encoding MATE family efflux transporter, with protein sequence MAKISNFTEGKIFSPLLRFTIPILMALFLQTMYGAVDLLVVGQFGNAADVSAVSTGSQIMTAITSMITGLTMGITILIGQKLGEGKRKDAGNVVGSGISIFAIIAIIVTVIVVTFSSSITTIMNVPSEAFDSTVSYLKICAMGAVFIVSYNVIGGVFRGLGDSKTPLITVAIACVVNIVGDLIFVGIFKMAATGAAYATVLAQAISVILSLILIKRRGLPFDFSRESIKFHKGLTSQIIKFGAPIALQDMLVNLSFLVIVMIGNSMGVIASAGMGVAQKLVGFIMLIPLSFSQAVSAFVAQNYGAKKYDRAKKVLLYSVSASLCCGIVMFYVTFFHGNLLAQIFTKDEAVIFASWDYMKSYGIDCLFTAIMFCMVGYFNGCGKTTFVMIQGIVGAFCVRIPVSFIMSKIEPVSLFKVGLATPISTFVQIILCVSFFIFLSKKSSKEREDDVYLDIAKEA encoded by the coding sequence ATGGCAAAAATATCTAATTTTACAGAAGGAAAAATCTTCTCTCCCCTACTAAGATTTACAATCCCTATATTGATGGCGTTGTTTTTACAAACTATGTATGGAGCTGTAGATTTACTTGTAGTTGGTCAATTTGGTAATGCTGCTGATGTATCTGCAGTTTCAACAGGAAGTCAGATAATGACTGCTATAACATCAATGATTACAGGACTTACTATGGGAATTACCATATTAATAGGTCAAAAACTTGGTGAAGGAAAAAGAAAAGATGCTGGAAATGTTGTAGGAAGTGGTATTTCAATTTTTGCAATTATAGCTATTATTGTAACTGTTATTGTTGTTACTTTTTCATCATCTATTACAACTATAATGAATGTACCATCAGAAGCTTTTGATAGCACAGTTTCATATCTAAAAATTTGTGCTATGGGTGCTGTTTTTATAGTTTCTTATAATGTTATCGGAGGAGTGTTCAGAGGACTTGGAGATTCAAAAACACCACTTATTACAGTGGCAATAGCATGTGTTGTAAATATCGTAGGCGATTTAATATTTGTTGGTATATTTAAAATGGCTGCAACAGGTGCAGCTTATGCTACTGTACTAGCTCAAGCAATTAGTGTTATTTTATCTTTAATATTAATTAAAAGACGTGGACTTCCTTTTGATTTTTCAAGAGAAAGTATAAAGTTTCACAAGGGTTTAACTTCACAAATAATAAAATTTGGTGCACCTATAGCTCTACAAGATATGCTTGTAAACTTATCTTTCTTAGTAATTGTAATGATAGGTAATTCAATGGGTGTAATTGCATCAGCAGGTATGGGTGTTGCTCAAAAACTGGTTGGATTTATAATGTTAATACCATTATCATTCTCTCAGGCTGTATCTGCATTTGTTGCTCAAAATTATGGTGCGAAAAAATACGATAGAGCTAAAAAAGTTCTTCTTTATTCTGTATCTGCGTCTCTATGTTGTGGAATTGTAATGTTCTATGTTACATTCTTCCATGGAAACTTACTTGCTCAGATATTCACTAAAGATGAAGCTGTTATTTTCGCATCTTGGGACTATATGAAATCTTATGGAATTGATTGCTTATTTACTGCTATAATGTTCTGTATGGTAGGATATTTCAATGGTTGTGGTAAAACGACTTTCGTTATGATACAAGGTATAGTAGGTGCATTCTGCGTAAGAATACCAGTATCTTTTATTATGAGTAAAATAGAACCAGTATCACTATTTAAAGTAGGTCTTGCAACACCAATATCTACTTTTGTCCAAATTATATTGTGTGTATCTTTCTTTATATTCTTATCAAAGAAATCATCAAAAGAAAGAGAAGATGATGTGTACTTAGATATAGCTAAGGAAGCTTAA
- a CDS encoding MarR family winged helix-turn-helix transcriptional regulator produces the protein MNKDKLKLGLDINKINHIISRKVDAAVINAIDDNLTVSQAYVIDFIYNIEKNKDIFQKDLEKKFDLKRSSVSLMLNNMEKSDLIQRVPVAEDARLKKIVLTEKSIELNEKISNAIDSIENKLSKDLTEEEIKVFYRVLNKIRNSLD, from the coding sequence ATGAATAAAGATAAACTTAAACTAGGACTTGATATTAATAAAATAAACCATATAATTTCAAGAAAAGTAGACGCTGCTGTAATTAATGCAATAGATGATAACTTAACTGTATCTCAAGCTTATGTAATAGATTTTATTTATAATATAGAAAAAAACAAAGATATATTTCAAAAAGATTTAGAAAAAAAGTTTGATCTAAAACGTTCATCTGTTAGTCTTATGTTGAATAATATGGAAAAAAGTGATTTAATTCAAAGAGTTCCAGTTGCTGAAGATGCTAGGTTAAAAAAAATAGTTTTGACAGAGAAGTCTATAGAACTTAATGAGAAAATCTCTAACGCAATTGATTCAATTGAAAATAAATTATCAAAAGATTTAACCGAAGAAGAAATAAAAGTATTTTATAGAGTACTTAATAAAATACGAAATAGTCTAGATTAA
- a CDS encoding desulfoferrodoxin family protein, whose product MNNSKKFFICSVCGNIIEMVESKGPKVVCCGKQMDELVANTTEASVEKHIPVVDVNDNKVKVQVGSTLHPMTQEHHISWIYLLTTQGGQRKYLEINGEPTIEFALTEDDKLLEVYAYCNLHGLWKVEL is encoded by the coding sequence ATGAATAATTCAAAAAAATTTTTTATATGTAGTGTATGTGGCAACATAATAGAAATGGTAGAAAGTAAAGGGCCTAAAGTAGTCTGTTGTGGTAAACAAATGGATGAATTAGTAGCAAATACAACTGAAGCTTCAGTAGAAAAGCATATACCAGTAGTAGATGTAAATGACAACAAAGTAAAAGTACAAGTTGGAAGTACATTACACCCTATGACACAAGAGCATCATATAAGTTGGATATATCTTTTAACAACACAAGGTGGACAACGTAAATATTTAGAAATAAATGGTGAGCCAACTATAGAATTTGCATTAACTGAAGATGATAAACTACTAGAAGTATATGCTTATTGTAATCTTCATGGATTATGGAAAGTAGAATTATAG